In Clostridium swellfunianum, a genomic segment contains:
- a CDS encoding MFS transporter, translated as MDKRNNYLLLLIVFGGFLVFGFSENIKGPAIPRMQADFSLNELQVGLLLAFNSLGYLLACSFTGFLTRKYGIKFSSILAFGTMASAGVLIFLSVNYPMLSISYFLMYIGNGILEIALGVLAARVFTKNTGTMMNLSHFFYGLSSTVAPIFATVLMSTKVSGKPLGWHGMYLVMLSLSLLPLMFALFTKLPGDEIKEDERTPFKDFLKDPAAWLIVAILSFGVISELSVGGWLVNFLEKAYNWDIAAASKLLSAFFLTFTLSRLFLGPLTDKIGFTKSVIIFSAASGILTLLGILIGESGALLFALAGAGIAPIYPTVMALLAKRYPKDSDTAVSFTVTMMGIGSVIGNFLVGAIIDLFKNIYTGWYGIESGLVMGMKAGYSFVGVCALLCSITAIALYGVLKRRNELI; from the coding sequence TTGGACAAAAGGAATAATTATTTACTTTTACTAATAGTATTTGGAGGCTTCTTGGTATTCGGTTTTTCGGAGAATATTAAAGGCCCTGCCATACCTCGAATGCAGGCTGATTTTTCATTAAACGAACTTCAAGTAGGTCTGCTTTTGGCTTTTAATTCTTTAGGTTATCTTCTAGCATGTAGCTTTACTGGATTCTTAACTAGGAAATATGGAATAAAGTTTTCAAGCATCTTAGCCTTTGGAACTATGGCATCTGCTGGAGTACTGATATTCTTATCTGTAAATTACCCTATGCTTTCTATTTCCTATTTTTTAATGTATATAGGGAATGGAATTCTTGAAATCGCTCTTGGTGTACTTGCTGCAAGAGTTTTTACTAAAAACACCGGAACAATGATGAATTTATCTCACTTTTTCTATGGACTTAGCTCTACAGTCGCCCCCATTTTTGCAACTGTACTTATGTCCACGAAAGTTTCAGGAAAACCTCTTGGCTGGCATGGTATGTACCTTGTAATGCTTTCACTTTCACTGCTTCCTCTCATGTTTGCCTTGTTTACAAAACTTCCTGGGGATGAGATAAAAGAAGATGAGCGAACACCTTTCAAGGATTTTCTTAAAGATCCTGCTGCTTGGCTTATAGTAGCTATTTTATCCTTTGGTGTAATTTCTGAGCTTTCAGTTGGAGGTTGGCTTGTTAACTTTCTTGAAAAAGCTTACAACTGGGATATAGCAGCTGCTTCGAAGCTTCTATCAGCCTTCTTCTTAACCTTTACCTTATCTAGATTATTTCTCGGTCCACTTACAGACAAGATTGGCTTTACTAAATCAGTTATTATTTTTTCTGCTGCATCTGGTATCTTAACCTTACTAGGAATATTAATTGGTGAAAGCGGGGCACTTTTGTTTGCTCTTGCTGGAGCAGGAATTGCGCCAATATACCCTACTGTAATGGCACTTTTAGCCAAGCGTTACCCAAAGGATAGTGATACAGCGGTAAGTTTTACTGTAACAATGATGGGTATAGGCAGCGTAATAGGTAACTTTTTAGTTGGAGCTATAATCGATTTATTCAAAAATATTTATACTGGTTGGTATGGTATAGAAAGCGGACTTGTAATGGGCATGAAAGCTGGATATTCTTTTGTTGGTGTCTGTGCTCTACTTTGCTCAATAACAGCTATAGCACTTTATGGCGTTCTTAAGAGAAGAAATGAGTTAATATAG
- a CDS encoding putative ABC exporter domain-containing protein — MRALFYIIRKSFKNGIKQLIKKPGKLIGYLIFTALIIFPLVMSSKTGLATSEINPDLYSSIATAIILLFSIPDLLSSVNNGANFFRGADINLVFTAPFSPQKVLIYGFIKQIYNSFIAVIFVLFQAPQLTRFKNIKPYAIFVIFGGLFLMLLVNSIIKMLLYSISSKSENSKVIIKTIFKVLLLAVVVFYFYSLYILRAPGKALMFLLSHSLFGYIPVYGWTREIIMAGITGISSITIVYLIILILFAALCIYILYSLKLDFYEDVLASTELKEATLTAARKGEKVYLKNSKKTRVRKVQYKQKGKGASAIFWRHILEYKKTGFGFINFASLLYAIVAITAGLFFPFKDLRVILGFTMYLHMIFTFASKWQQELSNPYIFLIPDNSFKKVVYSTVVDNIKNLIDGCIIFIISGILFKANLLLIILNIIAFASIGSLFVYGGVLARRVFGNTNSLVLTSLIRFALLLLIVAPGVAVWGILNGINNTLTGQITANAVFILYNVIFSSLIILLGKGIFENIELG; from the coding sequence ATGAGAGCATTATTCTACATAATTAGAAAATCATTCAAAAACGGTATAAAACAGCTAATAAAGAAACCCGGAAAGCTTATAGGATATCTTATTTTTACAGCACTCATTATATTCCCGCTAGTTATGTCATCGAAAACTGGGCTTGCAACTTCTGAAATAAATCCTGATTTGTATTCTAGCATAGCTACTGCTATTATTTTACTTTTCTCTATACCTGACTTACTGAGTTCTGTTAACAATGGAGCAAACTTCTTTAGAGGTGCTGACATAAACTTAGTATTTACTGCTCCCTTTAGTCCTCAGAAGGTTTTAATTTATGGATTTATAAAGCAGATATATAATTCATTCATTGCAGTAATCTTTGTTTTATTTCAAGCCCCACAATTGACTAGATTTAAAAATATAAAACCTTATGCAATCTTTGTTATCTTTGGCGGATTATTTCTTATGCTGCTTGTAAACTCAATTATAAAAATGCTTTTATACTCTATCAGCAGCAAAAGTGAAAATAGCAAAGTAATAATTAAAACGATATTTAAAGTACTTTTACTAGCAGTAGTTGTGTTTTATTTTTACAGCCTATATATCTTAAGGGCACCTGGAAAAGCACTAATGTTCCTTTTAAGTCACAGTTTGTTTGGATATATCCCTGTCTATGGTTGGACAAGAGAAATAATAATGGCTGGGATTACAGGTATAAGTTCAATAACTATAGTTTACTTAATTATATTGATTCTGTTTGCTGCCCTTTGTATTTACATACTTTACTCCTTGAAGCTTGACTTCTACGAGGATGTATTAGCCTCAACCGAACTAAAGGAAGCAACACTTACCGCCGCTAGAAAAGGTGAAAAGGTATATTTAAAGAATTCTAAGAAAACAAGAGTAAGAAAAGTTCAATATAAGCAAAAAGGCAAAGGAGCATCCGCAATCTTTTGGAGGCATATCCTTGAATATAAAAAGACAGGTTTTGGATTTATAAATTTTGCTTCTCTATTATATGCGATTGTAGCAATTACTGCTGGCTTGTTCTTCCCATTTAAAGATTTGAGAGTTATCCTAGGCTTTACTATGTATCTCCATATGATATTTACCTTTGCAAGCAAGTGGCAACAGGAACTATCAAATCCTTATATATTTTTAATACCTGACAATTCTTTCAAAAAAGTTGTTTACTCTACTGTTGTAGATAATATCAAAAATCTTATTGATGGGTGTATTATATTTATTATAAGTGGAATTTTATTTAAAGCTAATTTGCTGCTTATAATCCTCAATATAATTGCATTTGCCTCTATAGGTTCTCTGTTTGTATATGGTGGTGTACTTGCAAGAAGAGTTTTTGGAAATACTAACAGTTTAGTATTGACTTCCCTTATAAGATTTGCTCTCTTACTTCTTATAGTTGCCCCTGGGGTTGCTGTTTGGGGTATATTAAATGGGATAAATAATACTCTTACTGGACAAATAACAGCCAACGCAGTATTTATTCTTTATAATGTAATATTTAGCAGCTTAATAATACTTCTTGGTAAAGGTATATTCGAAAATATTGAACTTGGCTAA
- a CDS encoding ABC transporter ATP-binding protein, whose protein sequence is MLTVKNLRKKYSKEEVVKGISFQVNNGEIAVLLGPNGAGKSTTIKCIAGLLKYIGSIELNGYENKSIEAKKFLGYVPEVPSMFDLLTVYEHIEYMAAAYGISNYRELAEELLERFDLSDKRNKLGKELSKGMMQKVSICCALIVKPKVILFDEPLVGLDPKAIKELKKAFLELRDSGCSILISTHIIDSIDEFWDKVLIMKEGNIILSGTRQELEDRKESLEQIFFDVTEENV, encoded by the coding sequence ATGCTTACAGTAAAAAATCTTCGCAAAAAATACAGTAAAGAAGAAGTGGTAAAAGGTATAAGCTTTCAAGTAAATAATGGTGAAATTGCTGTGCTTCTTGGTCCTAATGGTGCCGGAAAAAGCACTACTATTAAATGTATAGCTGGACTATTAAAATATATAGGCAGTATAGAGCTAAATGGTTATGAAAACAAAAGCATTGAAGCTAAAAAATTTCTTGGTTATGTTCCAGAAGTCCCTTCCATGTTTGACCTACTCACTGTATATGAACATATTGAGTATATGGCTGCAGCTTATGGAATATCCAACTATAGAGAATTAGCTGAGGAGCTTTTAGAACGCTTTGATTTAAGTGATAAAAGAAATAAACTTGGAAAAGAGCTATCCAAAGGTATGATGCAGAAAGTAAGCATCTGTTGTGCTCTTATAGTAAAGCCTAAAGTAATACTATTTGATGAGCCTCTTGTTGGACTTGATCCAAAAGCTATCAAAGAATTAAAGAAGGCCTTCTTAGAACTTCGAGATAGCGGCTGTTCTATTCTTATAAGCACTCATATTATAGACAGTATTGATGAATTCTGGGACAAGGTTCTTATTATGAAGGAAGGAAATATAATTCTCTCCGGAACAAGGCAAGAGCTTGAAGATAGAAAAGAATCTCTAGAGCAAATCTTCTTTGATGTAACGGAGGAAAATGTATGA
- a CDS encoding CtsR family transcriptional regulator, producing MARLSDIIESFIKQLIESNNESELQIQRNELANYFSCAPSQINYVLTTRFSIDKGYYIESRRGGGGYIVIRKLEFREDKALHEAVSEKIGSSLTYDSGLQIINGLLEHNILTQRESDIMKIAINDRILGALENKNKLRADLLKAMITAIIY from the coding sequence ATGGCTAGATTATCAGATATAATTGAGAGTTTTATAAAACAGTTAATTGAGAGCAATAATGAAAGTGAGCTTCAAATACAAAGAAATGAGTTAGCAAATTATTTTAGTTGTGCTCCATCCCAAATAAATTATGTACTTACTACTCGCTTCAGCATAGATAAGGGTTATTATATAGAGAGCAGAAGAGGGGGAGGAGGATATATTGTAATCAGAAAGCTGGAGTTTAGAGAAGATAAGGCTTTACATGAAGCTGTAAGTGAAAAAATAGGTTCAAGTCTTACTTATGACTCGGGGCTGCAAATAATAAATGGTCTTCTTGAACACAATATTTTAACACAAAGAGAATCAGATATAATGAAGATAGCGATTAATGATAGAATTCTTGGAGCCTTAGAGAACAAAAATAAGTTAAGAGCTGATCTTTTAAAGGCGATGATTACAGCTATTATTTATTAG
- a CDS encoding UvrB/UvrC motif-containing protein, whose translation MLCENCNKNEASVHFTQIINGKKQELNICESCAKEIDGFNTTFSFQNILSGIMDYMSPAQHISKAQVLTCKNCGTTYDEFKKNGLVGCSECYSSFCSVLAPVIKRVQGNLEHTGKLPKKLGKDIIEKRRLAKLKEELQKAIANEEYEKAAQIRDEIKSTQNE comes from the coding sequence ATGCTGTGTGAAAATTGCAATAAAAATGAAGCTAGTGTTCACTTTACCCAAATTATAAACGGAAAGAAACAAGAGCTTAATATATGCGAAAGCTGTGCAAAAGAAATAGATGGGTTTAATACCACTTTTTCTTTCCAAAATATTTTAAGTGGAATAATGGATTATATGAGTCCTGCCCAGCATATAAGCAAGGCTCAAGTGTTAACCTGTAAAAACTGCGGTACAACCTACGATGAGTTCAAAAAAAATGGTCTTGTAGGCTGCAGTGAGTGTTATAGTAGCTTTTGCTCTGTTTTAGCTCCTGTTATTAAGCGAGTTCAGGGAAATCTAGAGCATACGGGAAAACTTCCTAAGAAGCTAGGAAAAGATATTATTGAAAAAAGAAGATTGGCAAAGCTTAAGGAAGAACTGCAAAAAGCTATTGCTAATGAAGAGTATGAAAAAGCTGCTCAAATTAGAGATGAAATAAAGTCAACTCAAAATGAATAA
- a CDS encoding protein arginine kinase, translating to MKNWMKAQGINNDIVLSSRIRLARNLKSIPFPDKLVEEKGKEIVKQVEDAFYTSSHTEEAYKSKYLWLNDQWTNRSYFEKHLISHKLLINQRKSAFIVDKDEVVSLMINEEDHIRLQCITSGYNLEETYDMANKLDNLLEEKLDYAFDENLGYLTACPTNLGTGMRASVMLHLPALSMNSDMNRVLNAVTQVGMTIRGLFGEGSKAEGDLYQISNQITLGLSEEEIMSNLKAVVNQIIDREQWSREQLLKSHRYELEDRIYRSLGTLRYAMLLTSKECLNLISDVRMGVEMGIIKDVSLDTLNYLLVGTQPATLQLIANSGLSEKDRDINRARLVRQKLGGNNIE from the coding sequence ATGAAGAATTGGATGAAGGCTCAAGGAATCAATAATGATATAGTTTTGAGCAGTAGAATACGCCTTGCTAGAAATTTAAAGAGTATTCCTTTTCCAGATAAGTTAGTTGAAGAAAAGGGGAAAGAGATTGTTAAACAGGTAGAGGATGCTTTTTATACGTCATCTCATACTGAAGAAGCTTATAAAAGCAAATATCTTTGGTTAAATGACCAGTGGACAAATCGCTCTTACTTCGAGAAGCATTTAATAAGTCATAAGCTTTTAATAAATCAAAGGAAATCAGCTTTTATAGTTGATAAAGACGAAGTGGTAAGTTTAATGATTAATGAAGAAGATCACATTAGGCTTCAATGTATTACTTCCGGCTATAATTTAGAGGAAACCTATGACATGGCTAATAAACTTGATAATCTTTTAGAGGAGAAGCTTGACTATGCATTTGATGAAAATTTAGGATATCTAACAGCATGCCCGACAAATTTAGGTACAGGAATGAGAGCTTCAGTTATGCTTCATCTCCCTGCTCTTTCTATGAACAGTGATATGAATAGAGTGTTAAATGCTGTTACTCAGGTAGGTATGACTATAAGAGGTCTATTTGGAGAAGGCTCAAAGGCAGAAGGCGATTTATATCAAATATCAAATCAAATAACCCTTGGCTTAAGTGAAGAAGAAATAATGAGCAATTTAAAAGCTGTAGTTAATCAGATTATTGATAGGGAACAATGGTCAAGAGAACAGCTATTAAAGAGCCATAGATATGAATTAGAAGATAGAATTTACAGATCCCTGGGAACTTTAAGGTATGCTATGCTTTTAACTTCAAAAGAATGCTTAAATCTCATTTCTGATGTAAGAATGGGAGTAGAAATGGGAATAATCAAGGATGTAAGCCTTGATACACTTAACTATTTATTGGTTGGGACACAGCCGGCAACACTTCAGCTTATAGCGAATTCAGGCCTATCTGAAAAGGATAGAGATATAAACAGAGCTAGGCTGGTTAGACAAAAGCTTGGAGGCAATAATATAGAATAA
- a CDS encoding ATP-dependent Clp protease ATP-binding subunit: MMFSRFTERAQKVIMYAQQEAQSFQHGYVGTEHILLGILREEDGIAKKLLNNSGIAIESVRNLVEEYEGKGDADLFKSEIPLTPRTKRLLELSLLESRNLGHNYISPEHILLALIRESEGVAYTILSNLGADFDKLRKEIVNNMAGGAPGDQPSAANAVPHKANGGGATPNLDQFGRDLTGMAAEGKLDPVIGRDKETQRLLEILSRRIKNNPCLIGDPGVGKTAVVEGLAQRIVSGNIPEILKGKRVVTLDLSSMVAGSKYRGEFEDRLKKVMEEIRKAGNVILFIDEIHTIIGAGGAEGAIDASNILKPALARGEIQCIGATTIDEYRKHIEKDSALERRFQPITVGEPTKEEALQILMGLRDKYEAHHRVNITDEALQAAVNLSDRYITDRYLPDKAIDLIDEAAAKVRIANLTAPPDLKELEEEIEKATKEKEDAIRVQDFEKAARLRDTEKELKDKLESQKGNWKAQSEGSTHHTVSEPEIAAVVSRWTNVPVEKLTEKESERLLKLEEILHNRVIGQEEAVKSISRAVRRSRVGLKDPKRPIGSFIFLGPTGVGKTELSKALAEAMFGDENNMIRVDMSEYMEKHAVSRLIGSPPGYVGYDEGGQLTEKVRRNPYSVVLFDEIEKAHPDVFNILLQILEDGRLTDGKGKTVDFKNTIVIMTSNVGASTIRKQKTLGFATYSDKEAENEYEKMKENVMDELKRSFRPEFLNRIDDIIVFHQLAEGDLKHIVKLMLKTVADRIKEQDITLQFAEGAEEYLSKEGYDITYGARPLRRAITKAVEDRLSEEILRGNIKRGDIVKVTAENNQLKFERV; the protein is encoded by the coding sequence ATGATGTTCTCAAGATTTACAGAGAGGGCACAAAAGGTTATTATGTATGCTCAGCAGGAAGCGCAAAGCTTTCAGCATGGCTACGTTGGAACTGAACACATACTTCTTGGTATCCTAAGAGAAGAAGATGGAATAGCTAAAAAACTTTTAAACAATTCTGGAATAGCTATAGAAAGCGTTAGGAATTTAGTTGAGGAGTATGAAGGCAAAGGCGATGCTGACTTGTTTAAAAGCGAAATTCCTTTAACTCCTAGGACAAAGAGGCTTTTAGAATTAAGTTTGCTTGAATCCAGAAATCTTGGACACAACTATATAAGCCCAGAGCATATTTTACTAGCATTAATTAGGGAATCAGAAGGAGTTGCTTACACAATACTTAGCAATTTAGGGGCTGATTTTGATAAGCTTAGAAAAGAAATAGTAAATAACATGGCAGGCGGTGCTCCAGGAGATCAGCCAAGTGCTGCTAATGCGGTTCCTCATAAGGCTAATGGTGGAGGTGCGACACCTAACCTTGACCAGTTTGGAAGAGATTTAACAGGTATGGCTGCAGAGGGTAAGCTTGATCCTGTTATAGGAAGAGATAAAGAAACACAGAGACTATTAGAAATATTAAGCAGAAGAATTAAGAATAATCCTTGTCTAATCGGTGATCCTGGTGTTGGCAAGACAGCAGTTGTTGAAGGTTTAGCACAAAGGATTGTATCAGGAAATATTCCTGAAATATTAAAGGGTAAGAGAGTAGTAACACTAGATCTTTCATCTATGGTAGCAGGTTCAAAGTACAGAGGGGAGTTTGAAGATAGGCTTAAGAAGGTAATGGAGGAAATAAGAAAGGCTGGCAATGTAATTTTATTCATTGATGAAATTCATACAATTATCGGAGCAGGTGGAGCAGAAGGTGCAATAGATGCTTCCAATATATTAAAGCCAGCACTTGCAAGAGGAGAAATCCAGTGCATAGGTGCTACAACAATTGACGAATATAGAAAGCATATAGAAAAGGATTCTGCTTTGGAAAGAAGATTTCAGCCTATAACAGTTGGAGAGCCAACAAAGGAGGAAGCTCTTCAAATTCTTATGGGATTAAGAGATAAATATGAAGCTCACCACAGAGTTAACATTACTGACGAGGCATTACAAGCTGCTGTTAATTTGTCAGATCGATATATTACAGACAGATATCTTCCAGACAAGGCTATAGACCTTATCGATGAGGCAGCTGCAAAGGTAAGAATAGCAAACCTTACTGCACCTCCTGATTTAAAGGAGCTTGAAGAGGAAATAGAAAAAGCTACTAAGGAAAAAGAAGATGCAATAAGAGTTCAAGACTTTGAAAAGGCTGCAAGACTTAGAGACACAGAAAAAGAATTAAAAGATAAGCTTGAAAGCCAAAAGGGAAATTGGAAGGCTCAAAGCGAAGGCTCAACTCATCATACGGTTAGTGAGCCAGAAATTGCGGCAGTAGTCTCAAGATGGACTAATGTTCCTGTCGAAAAACTTACTGAAAAAGAATCAGAAAGATTACTAAAGCTGGAAGAAATTCTTCATAATAGAGTAATAGGTCAGGAGGAAGCTGTTAAGTCTATTTCTAGAGCAGTGAGACGTTCAAGAGTAGGGCTTAAGGATCCTAAGAGACCAATAGGCTCCTTCATATTTCTTGGACCAACAGGTGTAGGCAAAACTGAGCTTTCAAAGGCTCTTGCCGAGGCTATGTTTGGTGATGAAAATAATATGATAAGAGTTGATATGTCAGAGTATATGGAGAAGCACGCAGTATCCAGACTTATAGGTTCTCCTCCAGGATATGTTGGCTATGATGAGGGAGGACAATTAACTGAAAAAGTTAGAAGAAATCCTTACTCTGTAGTTTTATTTGATGAAATTGAAAAAGCACATCCAGACGTATTTAATATTCTTCTCCAAATCCTTGAAGATGGAAGACTTACAGATGGAAAAGGAAAGACTGTAGATTTTAAGAACACTATTGTTATAATGACTTCAAACGTAGGTGCAAGTACAATCAGGAAGCAGAAGACTCTAGGCTTTGCAACTTACAGCGATAAGGAAGCTGAGAATGAATACGAAAAGATGAAGGAAAATGTTATGGATGAACTTAAGCGTTCCTTTAGACCAGAATTCCTTAATAGAATTGATGACATCATTGTATTCCATCAGCTAGCAGAAGGGGACTTGAAGCATATAGTTAAGCTTATGCTTAAGACTGTTGCTGACAGAATTAAAGAGCAGGATATCACCCTTCAATTTGCAGAAGGTGCTGAAGAATACCTTTCAAAGGAAGGCTATGATATAACCTATGGTGCAAGACCGCTTAGAAGGGCAATAACTAAGGCTGTAGAAGATAGGCTTTCGGAGGAAATATTAAGAGGAAACATTAAGAGAGGCGATATAGTTAAGGTTACTGCAGAAAATAATCAGTTGAAGTTTGAAAGGGTTTAG
- a CDS encoding penicillin-binding transpeptidase domain-containing protein produces the protein MKKKYLFLCLSLFVFIFSFVGCSKDKNPKESFDAFVKALEEGGYSSMYSQLSSETKKSIDEKYFVDTYKNIYGNAKVSKVSVSPQYPEKLKDDGNGMLRFPANITIDTPAGTKQFTYEVNLVKEKVGKTKEWFIVWDEKMVFPELEKGDKVVYEKQIGKRGEIKDRNGVSLAANTEAVTIYVVPQEIAPERDKTIAHLAETLGMTVEQINAILNQQWVKNNPAQGVPIMDVARDEMPKIIKAQEPKGVKGQAASKLLRRYPAGTAAAHLIGYIGKINAEELKTLQAQGYDENDYIGRDGLEKVFESRLKGEIGGTIYTADSKGKKKSTVLKKEPKNGENIALTIDINMQKDIYSQFGEDSGTSVAVHPKTGEVLAMVSSPSYDPNKFVSGISSKEYKDLESNPKKPFLRRYENAIVPGSVFKPITAAIGLKTGKLNPAAEIKIQGNSWQRDASWGKYSITRVSSEDESVNLLDAFVRSDNIYFAQTALAITKDAFLSGVKEFGIGDKIPFSLGLSQSQVGKLEKDVELADSGYGQDKILMNPLHLALIYSSFVNEGNIMAPILEMKDKTDSLKVWKEKVISKEIADTIVNDLVQVVENQKGTAHEAQIPGLSYAGKTGTAEIKKSQDDTTGTENGWYAAVNVNNPKVAIVMMIEDVKGRGGSHYLLPKVKNILSKYGK, from the coding sequence GTGAAAAAGAAATATTTGTTTTTATGTTTAAGTTTATTTGTTTTTATATTTTCTTTTGTTGGCTGCTCTAAAGATAAAAATCCTAAGGAGAGCTTTGATGCTTTTGTGAAAGCTCTAGAGGAAGGCGGATATTCTTCCATGTATAGCCAACTTTCTAGTGAGACAAAGAAATCTATTGATGAAAAGTATTTTGTAGATACATATAAAAATATTTATGGTAATGCTAAGGTGAGCAAAGTTTCCGTGTCTCCTCAGTATCCAGAAAAACTTAAAGATGATGGCAACGGTATGCTTCGCTTCCCTGCAAATATTACAATAGATACTCCTGCTGGTACAAAACAGTTTACATATGAAGTTAATCTAGTTAAAGAAAAAGTAGGAAAAACAAAGGAATGGTTTATAGTTTGGGATGAAAAAATGGTGTTTCCTGAGCTTGAAAAGGGCGATAAGGTTGTATATGAAAAGCAGATAGGAAAACGTGGTGAAATTAAGGACAGAAACGGAGTTTCCCTTGCTGCTAATACAGAAGCAGTAACAATCTATGTTGTTCCACAAGAGATTGCGCCGGAAAGAGATAAGACCATCGCTCATTTAGCTGAAACCTTAGGAATGACCGTAGAACAAATTAATGCTATTTTAAATCAGCAGTGGGTGAAAAATAATCCAGCACAAGGTGTTCCTATTATGGATGTAGCTAGAGATGAAATGCCAAAAATAATTAAGGCACAGGAGCCAAAAGGTGTTAAAGGGCAAGCAGCTTCTAAACTTTTAAGGAGATACCCGGCAGGAACTGCAGCAGCTCACCTCATAGGATATATAGGTAAAATTAATGCAGAGGAATTAAAGACCTTGCAGGCGCAGGGATATGATGAAAATGACTATATTGGAAGAGATGGATTGGAGAAAGTTTTTGAAAGCAGGTTAAAGGGAGAAATTGGTGGGACAATCTATACTGCTGATAGTAAAGGAAAGAAGAAGAGCACAGTTCTTAAAAAGGAACCCAAAAACGGGGAGAATATTGCTTTAACTATAGATATTAACATGCAGAAGGATATATATTCTCAGTTTGGTGAAGACAGCGGTACCTCTGTTGCAGTTCATCCTAAGACAGGAGAGGTACTTGCAATGGTAAGTAGTCCTTCATATGATCCAAATAAGTTTGTATCAGGAATTAGCAGTAAGGAATATAAGGATTTAGAAAGTAATCCAAAGAAGCCTTTTTTAAGAAGATATGAAAATGCTATTGTTCCAGGCTCAGTTTTCAAACCAATTACTGCAGCAATTGGTTTAAAGACAGGAAAGTTAAATCCTGCTGCTGAGATTAAAATTCAAGGGAATTCCTGGCAAAGGGATGCATCTTGGGGAAAGTACAGCATAACTAGAGTAAGTTCAGAAGATGAATCGGTAAATCTTTTAGATGCTTTCGTTCGATCAGATAATATCTATTTTGCTCAAACTGCTTTAGCCATTACAAAAGATGCATTCTTAAGTGGGGTTAAGGAATTCGGGATAGGTGATAAGATTCCATTTTCATTAGGCCTTTCTCAATCTCAGGTTGGAAAGCTTGAGAAAGATGTAGAGCTTGCTGATAGTGGTTATGGGCAAGATAAGATACTTATGAATCCACTTCATCTAGCATTGATATACAGCTCTTTTGTTAATGAAGGAAATATTATGGCGCCTATTCTGGAGATGAAGGATAAAACAGATTCTCTTAAGGTATGGAAAGAAAAGGTGATTTCTAAGGAAATTGCTGATACCATAGTTAATGATTTAGTTCAAGTAGTTGAAAATCAAAAGGGAACAGCACATGAGGCTCAAATACCAGGCCTTTCTTATGCAGGAAAGACTGGTACAGCAGAAATAAAGAAGAGTCAAGATGATACAACTGGTACAGAAAATGGGTGGTATGCTGCAGTGAATGTAAACAATCCTAAGGTTGCCATAGTAATGATGATTGAAGATGTTAAGGGCAGAGGCGGGAGTCACTATTTGCTGCCGAAGGTTAAGAATATTTTAAGTAAATACGGGAAGTAA
- a CDS encoding GntR family transcriptional regulator — protein MLSIDKNSPIPVYYQLKEDIKGKISKGFWKAGQCIDSERELSEQYGVSRMTVRQALGELVQEGVLHREKGKGTFVCEPKVKQTDIMSFSEMVRKMGLTPRTEVRDFEKVLTPEHIADLIPFEEVYKIDRLRIVGEDVIANEIIYIPCDYCGYINADKLKHSFYDILKDYGYVVDHSEASIQAVLMDEEYKKLFNTNKKLPLIKVFSKNITNEGRLLFIEESIYRSDKYIFEVNIFRREGKIR, from the coding sequence ATGTTGAGCATAGATAAAAATAGTCCAATTCCCGTTTATTATCAGTTAAAGGAAGACATTAAGGGTAAGATAAGTAAAGGATTTTGGAAGGCTGGTCAATGTATCGACAGCGAAAGAGAGCTTTCTGAACAGTATGGAGTTAGCAGAATGACTGTTAGACAGGCGTTAGGGGAGCTCGTTCAGGAAGGTGTGCTCCATAGAGAAAAAGGGAAAGGTACCTTTGTTTGTGAGCCTAAAGTGAAGCAGACAGACATAATGAGCTTTTCTGAAATGGTTAGAAAGATGGGGTTAACACCACGAACTGAGGTTAGGGACTTTGAGAAAGTTCTAACACCTGAACATATAGCTGATTTAATTCCTTTTGAAGAGGTCTATAAGATAGACAGATTGAGAATTGTTGGAGAAGATGTTATAGCAAATGAAATAATTTATATACCATGCGATTATTGTGGTTACATTAATGCAGATAAGCTAAAACACTCCTTTTACGATATATTAAAGGACTACGGTTACGTGGTAGATCACTCAGAAGCTTCAATTCAAGCAGTATTGATGGATGAGGAGTATAAAAAATTATTTAATACAAATAAAAAGCTTCCTCTTATAAAGGTATTCAGCAAAAATATTACTAATGAGGGCAGACTTTTATTTATAGAGGAATCAATCTATAGGTCAGATAAATATATTTTTGAGGTCAACATATTTAGAAGAGAGGGAAAAATAAGATGA